A single genomic interval of Alphaproteobacteria bacterium harbors:
- a CDS encoding gamma-glutamyl-gamma-aminobutyrate hydrolase family protein — MTRPAIGLTLDSEPPGGYSKLPWYALRQNYSDTIAAAGGLPILLPHDPDRVEDYLDRLRGLVVTGGAFDVDPSLFGATTKHPTVKTKDGRTAFESAILKGALKRDMPVLGICGGQQLLNVVLGGTLIQHIPAEVDDALAHEQPNPRTEPGHVVHVVKGTLLYRITGSEALAVNSAHHQAAKDVGRDVIVNATADDGIIEGIEHPRYRFCLGVQWHPEYLISPGDGRILDAFVAAAA, encoded by the coding sequence ATGACCCGCCCAGCCATCGGCCTTACCCTCGATTCCGAGCCGCCCGGCGGCTATTCCAAGCTGCCTTGGTACGCCTTGCGACAGAACTACTCCGACACCATTGCGGCGGCCGGCGGTCTGCCTATCCTATTGCCCCACGACCCCGATCGCGTGGAAGATTATCTCGATCGGCTCCGGGGACTTGTGGTGACGGGCGGAGCTTTCGACGTCGATCCGTCACTGTTCGGAGCGACAACGAAACACCCGACCGTGAAAACGAAGGACGGCCGCACGGCCTTTGAAAGCGCGATCCTCAAGGGTGCGCTCAAGCGCGATATGCCGGTCCTCGGCATCTGTGGCGGTCAGCAACTCCTCAATGTCGTGCTCGGCGGAACGCTCATCCAGCATATCCCCGCGGAAGTCGACGATGCTCTCGCCCATGAGCAGCCAAATCCGCGCACTGAGCCAGGCCATGTCGTGCACGTCGTTAAGGGAACGCTCCTTTATCGAATCACGGGATCGGAGGCGCTCGCCGTCAATTCAGCGCACCACCAGGCTGCCAAGGATGTCGGACGCGATGTGATCGTCAATGCGACCGCCGACGACGGCATCATTGAGGGCATTGAGCATCCGCGCTATCGCTTCTGCCTCGGCGTGCAATGGCACCCCGAATACCTCATCAGCCCCGGGGACGGCCGGATCCTAGACGCCTTCGTCGCCGCCGCCGCGTAG
- a CDS encoding nucleoside deaminase, whose translation MSLALDFAERAGLQGEVPVGAVLSDARGNVVAASGNRMVELVDPTAHAEMLAIRDACRILGQSRLEACDLYVTLEPCAMCAAAISFARLRRLYFAAYDSKGGGVEHGARFYAQPTCHHRPEIYGGIEETRAGDLLRRFFELRRAAKLSVAVDEP comes from the coding sequence ATGTCGCTCGCCCTCGACTTTGCTGAGCGGGCCGGCTTGCAGGGGGAAGTGCCGGTCGGCGCCGTCCTTTCCGATGCGCGCGGCAACGTCGTGGCCGCATCCGGCAATCGGATGGTTGAGCTCGTCGATCCTACGGCGCATGCCGAAATGCTGGCGATCCGGGACGCCTGCCGCATACTCGGCCAATCGCGACTCGAAGCGTGCGATCTTTACGTGACACTCGAGCCCTGCGCGATGTGCGCGGCTGCCATTTCATTCGCGCGCCTTCGCCGGCTCTATTTTGCGGCTTATGATTCAAAGGGTGGCGGAGTCGAGCATGGCGCGCGCTTCTATGCCCAGCCGACCTGCCACCATCGCCCCGAGATTTACGGCGGGATCGAGGAAACCCGCGCGGGAGACCTGTTGCGCAGGTTTTTCGAATTGCGTCGTGCGGCGAAGCTATCGGTTGCGGTCGACGAACCGTGA
- a CDS encoding DUF4169 family protein, with the protein MAEIVNLRKIRKAKSRAESERQAAQNRLRFGRTRAAKDRDSLETARQARALDRKKLDDRDF; encoded by the coding sequence GTGGCCGAAATCGTCAACCTTCGGAAAATTCGCAAAGCCAAGTCGCGGGCTGAGTCCGAGCGCCAGGCAGCCCAAAACCGCCTGCGCTTTGGCCGCACGAGGGCCGCCAAAGACCGGGACAGCCTGGAAACAGCACGGCAGGCCCGCGCCCTCGACCGTAAAAAGCTCGACGATCGGGATTTCTAG
- a CDS encoding MBL fold metallo-hydrolase produces MNGTPALRTATREALEFPFPNVPAPGTTVEVAPGVRWLRMPLPFALDHINLWMLEDNGGWTIVDTGFGRGDETRNLWEKVFASTLAGRPVKRVVVTHFHPDHIGLAGWLCEKFAVELWTTQAEWLTAHLVRQGWAGGDIEKRIVHYKRNGMAAEQLDAFLRRGNPYAQNVSPVPPTYHRFMENDDIEIDGRPWRVIIGHGHAPEHACLYSRDLDVLISGDQVLPKITTNVSVWPDQPDSNPLKLYLDSIGYFRPLPATAFVLPSHGLPFRGLHLRLDDLAHHHDERLARTVDACATPRSGAEIIPVLFRRALDIHQLSFAMGEALAHLHYLVGNGQLMREFDSDGVYRFVMA; encoded by the coding sequence ATGAACGGCACGCCTGCGCTCAGGACTGCAACCCGTGAGGCGCTTGAGTTTCCATTCCCGAACGTGCCCGCACCAGGTACGACCGTCGAGGTGGCACCCGGCGTGCGCTGGCTGCGGATGCCGCTACCCTTTGCACTCGACCACATCAACCTTTGGATGCTCGAGGACAATGGCGGGTGGACGATCGTCGACACGGGTTTCGGCCGAGGAGACGAGACGCGAAATCTCTGGGAAAAGGTGTTTGCTTCGACCCTCGCCGGCCGGCCGGTCAAACGCGTGGTCGTGACCCACTTTCATCCCGACCACATCGGTCTCGCCGGGTGGCTCTGCGAGAAATTCGCGGTCGAATTGTGGACGACCCAGGCCGAATGGCTCACCGCCCATCTCGTGCGTCAGGGTTGGGCGGGCGGCGACATCGAGAAGCGCATCGTCCATTACAAGCGAAACGGCATGGCGGCGGAACAACTCGACGCGTTCCTCAGACGCGGCAATCCTTACGCGCAGAACGTCTCGCCAGTGCCGCCCACCTATCACCGCTTCATGGAAAACGACGACATCGAGATCGATGGGCGGCCATGGCGGGTCATCATCGGGCACGGCCATGCGCCAGAGCATGCCTGCCTCTACAGTCGCGATCTCGACGTTTTGATTTCAGGCGATCAGGTCTTGCCCAAGATCACGACCAACGTGAGCGTATGGCCGGATCAACCCGACAGCAATCCTTTGAAACTCTATCTCGACTCGATCGGGTATTTCCGCCCGCTCCCGGCAACCGCGTTCGTGCTGCCATCCCACGGCTTGCCGTTTCGCGGCCTGCATTTGCGCCTTGACGACCTTGCCCACCACCACGACGAGCGGCTCGCGCGAACGGTCGACGCCTGCGCGACACCCCGCAGCGGTGCAGAGATAATTCCGGTTCTTTTCCGCCGTGCGCTCGACATTCACCAGCTTTCCTTCGCGATGGGCGAGGCGTTGGCGCACCTTCACTATCTTGTGGGTAACGGCCAGCTCATGCGCGAGTTCGATAGCGACGGGGTCTATCGGTTCGTCATGGCCTGA
- a CDS encoding DUF3035 domain-containing protein, translating to MRKGSSLGALIAILALAGLGACDSIKSAVGIGDASARQQNLDAPDEFSTKRPPLTLPPDYSLRPPSSASGTSDFTASQQGRQAVFGLNQDKEANVQRKAGRTLGESALLQHAGASSVDPAIRQKVDKETTNLSNQENAFVNNLVKPAPEQAQDPSKKSDSGFLGGIFNDNNQPTMERQDTSGGVF from the coding sequence ATGAGGAAGGGAAGTAGTCTAGGGGCTCTGATTGCAATCCTGGCCCTTGCCGGTTTGGGTGCGTGCGATTCGATCAAGTCTGCGGTCGGGATCGGCGACGCGAGTGCGCGCCAGCAAAACCTCGACGCGCCAGACGAGTTCAGCACAAAGCGCCCGCCCTTAACGCTTCCACCCGATTACAGCCTCCGTCCGCCGTCCAGTGCGAGCGGGACGAGCGATTTTACGGCCTCCCAGCAAGGCCGCCAGGCTGTGTTCGGGCTCAACCAGGACAAGGAAGCGAATGTGCAACGCAAGGCCGGCCGCACGCTCGGTGAATCGGCGCTTCTGCAGCATGCGGGCGCCTCGTCGGTCGATCCAGCCATAAGGCAAAAGGTGGACAAAGAGACCACTAATCTTTCCAACCAGGAGAATGCCTTCGTTAACAACCTCGTGAAGCCCGCCCCTGAGCAGGCGCAGGACCCATCGAAGAAGTCGGACTCCGGCTTCCTCGGCGGCATATTCAACGATAACAACCAGCCGACCATGGAGCGTCAGGACACGAGCGGCGGGGTGTTCTAA
- a CDS encoding glucose-6-phosphate isomerase, whose translation MNHRRRSRTELKKPRPAASPIAALGTSAIPRLDFPGGIHGVAYRQIADACFETRIGRRGLSEAEYTAALSATAPVLERLRAQYADGFPILRLPETRDDLALIETHAQRLRASFSELVVLGTGGSSLGGHSLAALVDQGFGPPPGAPRLHFLDNIDPERFEGLFGSVGLRRTGFLAISKSGGTPETVAQFLVCLAGLREAVGEKDAGRHFTVITEPGDNPMRRLAERFGITVLDHDREIGGRFSVLSLVGLLPARVAGVDIAAVREGAVPIVKSMLAASTPAHFAPAVGAAITVALQNNHGLSTTVIMPYVDRLAAFGMWFRQLWSESLGKNGKGMTPARALGTVDQHSQLQLYLDGPADKMFTLIVAAEEGKGRRIPHDLAADGRLDYLAGRTMGDLLSAEQRATHDTLVAAGRPARVIALDTIDERSLGALLMHYMFEVIIAADLLDVNPYDQPAVEDGKRRARSYLAAKNV comes from the coding sequence TTGAATCATCGGCGGCGCTCGAGAACTGAGCTGAAAAAACCCCGACCTGCCGCGTCGCCGATTGCGGCGCTGGGGACGAGCGCAATCCCTCGGCTTGATTTTCCCGGCGGTATTCACGGAGTCGCCTACCGGCAGATTGCCGACGCATGCTTCGAGACTCGAATCGGCCGCCGTGGCCTTTCCGAAGCGGAGTACACCGCCGCCCTCTCAGCGACCGCTCCGGTACTTGAGCGTTTGCGCGCGCAGTATGCCGATGGCTTTCCAATTCTCCGGCTACCCGAAACCCGCGACGACCTGGCGCTCATCGAAACGCATGCTCAGCGTCTGCGCGCGTCGTTCAGCGAGCTTGTGGTCCTCGGCACCGGCGGGTCGAGCCTCGGCGGACATTCGCTTGCTGCCCTAGTCGATCAAGGCTTCGGCCCCCCGCCCGGGGCGCCACGCCTCCACTTCCTGGACAACATCGATCCCGAGCGGTTCGAAGGCCTCTTCGGTTCGGTCGGCCTGCGGCGTACCGGATTTCTTGCCATCTCGAAATCGGGCGGCACACCCGAAACGGTGGCGCAATTCCTCGTGTGCCTCGCGGGACTGCGAGAGGCGGTGGGTGAAAAAGATGCCGGCCGTCACTTCACGGTGATCACCGAGCCCGGCGACAACCCTATGCGTCGGTTGGCCGAGCGTTTCGGAATTACCGTGCTGGATCACGATCGGGAGATTGGCGGGCGTTTTTCGGTCCTTTCGCTGGTGGGCCTCTTGCCAGCGCGGGTCGCTGGCGTCGACATCGCCGCCGTGCGAGAGGGAGCGGTGCCGATTGTCAAATCGATGCTCGCCGCATCGACGCCGGCGCACTTTGCACCAGCGGTCGGTGCCGCGATCACGGTGGCGCTTCAGAACAATCACGGACTTTCGACGACCGTAATCATGCCCTACGTGGACAGGTTGGCGGCCTTCGGCATGTGGTTCCGCCAGCTCTGGTCGGAAAGCCTGGGCAAGAACGGCAAAGGCATGACACCTGCGCGTGCCCTCGGCACAGTCGATCAGCATAGCCAGCTCCAGCTCTATCTTGACGGTCCAGCCGATAAGATGTTCACGCTCATTGTCGCGGCGGAGGAGGGCAAGGGTCGACGAATTCCGCACGACCTGGCGGCGGACGGGCGCCTCGACTATCTCGCCGGCCGTACCATGGGTGACCTCCTTTCCGCGGAGCAGCGTGCGACCCACGACACGCTTGTCGCTGCGGGGCGGCCGGCCCGCGTCATTGCCCTCGACACAATCGATGAACGATCGCTTGGGGCGCTGCTCATGCACTATATGTTCGAGGTTATCATCGCTGCCGACTTGTTGGACGTGAATCCTTACGATCAGCCCGCCGTCGAGGACGGCAAGCGCCGGGCGCGCAGTTACCTCGCGGCAAAAAACGTCTAG
- the rsmD gene encoding 16S rRNA (guanine(966)-N(2))-methyltransferase RsmD → MRIVAGRHRGRSIAAPADDSVRPTSDRVRENLFNILAHGKFARADGTSPLEGAHVLDAFAGSGALGLESLSRGAADVVFLDRDLSALECIRRNVASLREEKRSTLVQGDALKPPLPAKVRGNPTPRDLVFVDPPYRTAAAAPALAALAAAGWIVDSAIAVVELDHREPFAIPEGFVAEDERSYGGTKILFLRHAAPKTESSL, encoded by the coding sequence GTGCGCATCGTCGCGGGTAGGCATCGTGGCAGGTCGATTGCAGCACCTGCGGACGATTCGGTTCGCCCGACGTCGGATCGGGTACGTGAGAACCTTTTCAATATCCTCGCGCATGGCAAATTCGCGCGTGCCGATGGCACCTCCCCACTCGAGGGTGCGCATGTGCTCGATGCCTTCGCGGGCAGCGGCGCACTCGGTCTGGAATCCCTGTCCCGCGGAGCGGCCGACGTCGTGTTTCTCGATCGTGACCTGAGTGCGCTTGAATGCATCCGGCGCAACGTCGCCAGCCTTCGCGAAGAAAAGCGCTCAACGCTCGTGCAAGGGGACGCCTTGAAGCCGCCACTGCCGGCGAAGGTGCGCGGCAACCCGACGCCGCGCGACCTCGTCTTCGTCGATCCACCCTATCGCACCGCCGCCGCAGCACCCGCTCTTGCCGCCCTAGCCGCCGCAGGGTGGATCGTCGACTCTGCGATTGCGGTTGTCGAACTCGATCATCGCGAACCGTTTGCCATACCGGAAGGTTTCGTCGCCGAGGACGAGCGAAGCTATGGTGGAACCAAAATCCTCTTCCTGCGGCATGCTGCGCCGAAAACCGAGTCTTCGCTGTGA
- the msrB gene encoding peptide-methionine (R)-S-oxide reductase MsrB: MVEVKEKTNKVKVDKVIKDDAEWRAKLTPLQYEVTRRQGTERAFTGEFWNTKTPGIYVCVCCGRSLFDSNTKFDSGTGWPSFWAPVDGDAVTLKTDRKFFMTRTEVLCSKCDAHLGHVFPDGPQPTGERYCMNSASLRLIEKK, translated from the coding sequence ATGGTCGAGGTCAAGGAAAAAACGAACAAGGTGAAGGTCGACAAGGTGATAAAGGATGACGCCGAATGGCGGGCGAAATTAACCCCGCTCCAATACGAGGTGACCCGCCGCCAAGGGACCGAGCGCGCATTCACCGGCGAGTTCTGGAACACGAAGACGCCTGGCATCTATGTCTGTGTTTGCTGCGGTCGGTCGCTCTTCGATTCGAACACGAAGTTCGATTCGGGCACGGGATGGCCAAGCTTCTGGGCGCCGGTCGACGGAGACGCCGTCACCCTCAAAACCGATCGCAAATTCTTTATGACGCGAACGGAAGTGCTTTGCAGCAAGTGCGATGCCCATCTCGGCCACGTGTTTCCGGACGGGCCGCAGCCGACGGGTGAGCGCTACTGCATGAACTCCGCTTCGCTCAGGCTGATCGAAAAGAAGTAG
- the mutL gene encoding DNA mismatch repair endonuclease MutL translates to MALRVLPTDLINRIAAGEVIERPAAALKELIENSLDAGARRVDAMLREGGRTLMTVTDDGCGMTAEDLSLAVERHATSKLPDDDLSHIAYFGFRGEALPSIGAVSRMTLTSRVQGASEAWSLAVEAGVKGRIQPAAHPPGTRIEVRDLFFATPARLKFMKAERTELHAAIDVVHRLAMAHPAGEFTLSDGERAVVRLSAVQGDLLDAQHGRLGAIMGREFADNALKIEALREGIRLSGHAAVPTLNRATAQHQYLFVNGRPVRDKLLAGAVRGAYQDFLARDRHPMLALFLELEPALVDVNVHPAKAEVRFRDAGLVRGLIVSALKHALAEAGYRASTTIATAALGAFRPMTHVTPHTGATTTGFGHTGTGHTSYGRQAATPPRYFQQGLAEAAAGYLAPVPEHKNQLPGVTTAPAAKAGEASATAGEEPVEYPLGAPRAQLHETYIVAQTADGIVIVDQHAAHERLVYERMKRALETTGVARQALLIPDVIELDPAAAERLTSRAAELAELGLVLEPFGEGAVVVREVPALLGACDVQSLVRDLADELAELGQALSLKEKLGDVCGTMACHGSVRAGRHLSIAEMDALLREMEVTPHAGQCNHGRPTYVELKLADIEKLFGRR, encoded by the coding sequence ATGGCATTGCGCGTGCTGCCGACCGATCTCATTAACCGGATTGCGGCCGGCGAGGTGATCGAACGTCCGGCCGCAGCACTCAAGGAGTTGATCGAAAATTCCCTTGATGCAGGAGCGCGGCGCGTAGACGCGATGCTGCGCGAGGGCGGGCGCACACTTATGACCGTGACCGACGACGGCTGCGGCATGACCGCCGAAGATTTGTCGCTTGCGGTCGAGCGCCATGCCACCTCAAAGCTTCCCGACGACGATCTTAGCCATATTGCCTATTTCGGATTTCGCGGCGAGGCATTGCCCTCCATCGGCGCCGTAAGCAGGATGACCCTTACAAGTCGTGTCCAGGGTGCGAGCGAGGCGTGGAGCCTTGCCGTCGAGGCCGGGGTCAAAGGCCGGATCCAACCGGCGGCTCACCCGCCAGGCACGCGCATCGAAGTCCGCGACCTCTTTTTCGCAACCCCTGCGCGCCTCAAATTCATGAAGGCCGAACGTACCGAGCTGCACGCGGCGATCGACGTGGTCCACCGGCTTGCCATGGCTCATCCCGCCGGCGAATTCACCCTCTCGGACGGCGAGCGCGCCGTCGTGCGCCTCTCGGCAGTCCAGGGCGACCTCCTCGATGCGCAGCACGGCCGGCTCGGCGCCATCATGGGGCGCGAGTTCGCGGACAACGCCCTCAAGATCGAGGCGCTGCGCGAGGGCATTCGGCTCTCCGGACACGCGGCGGTGCCGACCCTCAACCGCGCCACGGCCCAACACCAATATCTTTTCGTCAACGGCCGCCCCGTACGCGACAAGCTGCTGGCTGGCGCCGTGCGTGGCGCCTATCAGGACTTTCTCGCGCGGGATCGCCATCCGATGCTCGCCCTCTTTCTCGAGCTCGAGCCGGCATTGGTCGATGTCAACGTCCACCCGGCGAAGGCCGAGGTACGGTTTCGCGATGCGGGGTTGGTGCGTGGACTGATCGTGAGTGCGCTCAAGCACGCGCTCGCCGAAGCGGGTTACCGTGCTTCGACCACGATTGCGACTGCCGCTCTCGGCGCGTTCCGTCCAATGACACATGTGACGCCTCACACGGGTGCGACGACGACCGGATTTGGGCACACAGGCACCGGGCACACAAGCTACGGCCGGCAAGCGGCGACTCCGCCGCGTTATTTCCAGCAGGGCCTTGCAGAGGCGGCGGCAGGTTACCTCGCTCCAGTACCGGAGCACAAAAATCAACTCCCTGGCGTCACGACGGCCCCGGCGGCGAAAGCGGGGGAAGCAAGCGCGACCGCCGGGGAAGAACCTGTTGAGTACCCCCTTGGGGCACCTCGCGCGCAACTCCACGAAACCTACATCGTGGCCCAGACCGCGGACGGAATCGTCATCGTCGATCAGCATGCGGCGCATGAGCGACTAGTCTACGAGCGAATGAAGCGCGCCCTCGAAACGACGGGGGTCGCGCGCCAGGCGCTTCTGATCCCGGACGTCATCGAGCTCGATCCCGCTGCCGCCGAGCGACTCACCTCCCGCGCCGCGGAGCTTGCGGAACTCGGCCTCGTGCTTGAGCCTTTTGGCGAGGGTGCGGTTGTCGTTCGCGAGGTTCCAGCACTCCTTGGGGCATGCGATGTCCAGAGTCTCGTGCGCGACCTCGCGGACGAGCTCGCGGAACTCGGCCAGGCCCTGTCCCTCAAGGAAAAGCTCGGCGATGTGTGCGGAACGATGGCGTGCCATGGCAGCGTGCGGGCCGGCCGTCATCTGTCAATTGCCGAGATGGATGCACTCTTGCGCGAGATGGAGGTCACACCGCACGCCGGGCAATGCAATCACGGTCGTCCAACCTATGTCGAGCTCAAGCTCGCCGATATCGAGAAGCTCTTCGGCCGGCGATAA
- a CDS encoding carboxymuconolactone decarboxylase family protein, whose amino-acid sequence MEERIRYYSVAPDAVKAMRGVQAYVDGCGLEHSLLELVKLRASQINGCAYCVDLHTRDARKAGETERRLYAVAVWEEAPFFTARERAALAWTEAVTLIARDHVPDAVYEEAREEFSEKELVDLTMAIVAINGWNRIAVSFRQQPEMPKSTQAAQ is encoded by the coding sequence ATGGAAGAGCGTATACGCTATTACAGCGTGGCCCCGGATGCGGTCAAAGCGATGCGTGGCGTACAAGCCTATGTCGACGGGTGCGGCCTTGAGCATTCGCTCTTGGAACTTGTCAAGCTGCGCGCTTCGCAGATCAACGGCTGCGCCTATTGCGTCGATTTGCACACGCGCGACGCACGCAAGGCCGGCGAGACGGAGCGCCGCCTCTATGCGGTCGCTGTCTGGGAAGAAGCGCCTTTTTTCACCGCGCGCGAGCGCGCGGCACTCGCCTGGACCGAGGCCGTGACCCTCATCGCAAGGGACCACGTGCCGGACGCGGTCTATGAAGAAGCTCGCGAAGAATTCAGCGAGAAGGAACTCGTCGATCTCACCATGGCAATCGTTGCGATCAACGGCTGGAATCGAATCGCGGTCTCTTTCCGCCAACAGCCCGAAATGCCCAAATCGACGCAAGCAGCGCAATGA
- a CDS encoding adenylate/guanylate cyclase domain-containing protein, translating into MAADVAGYSRLMEADEEGTHSRLKAHRRELIDPKIREHHGRTVKSTGDGVLVEFPSVVEAVRCAIEVQHGMVERDASTPKDQRMEFRVGINLGDVIVDEEDIYGDGVIIAARLENLARPGSINISGTVFDQVQNKITLPCKFLGKQRVRNITEPVRIYRLRLERHRIAAARQSQRTKLIAGAAFLIVIGAAGAFYMQHAASVIETGSTPSAPQSAVQAASSLPESTKDLPPLDAQVWEAIRNSADPADYEAYLRLFPTGAVAELARQRLWVLTPESPPPVSTTEPIPAAPKSKPQQQAAANKTSAYPSPTHVPPASTGASTSTTPTPALKQQAAATKTVPSPMPDREAPVPVGASTSTAPVPAPQQQAIAVAPTSPAASIAPSQQQVLVAPDVSKIVTSSPSPNKLYDGAWKGSSLRGNCQAAGYCDGDIMVTVANNTVSGQLKGQRGQMSFSGNIASDGSFTGKVGEMPVSGNFDKDRFRGVIRLGVGSTSGGIAVLLERIK; encoded by the coding sequence TTGGCTGCCGATGTCGCCGGCTACAGTCGGTTGATGGAGGCGGACGAGGAGGGGACGCACTCACGTCTGAAAGCCCACCGCCGCGAGCTGATTGACCCGAAAATCAGGGAACACCACGGGCGAACGGTCAAGTCGACCGGCGACGGTGTACTCGTCGAGTTCCCGAGCGTCGTCGAGGCGGTGCGTTGCGCTATCGAAGTGCAACACGGCATGGTCGAGCGCGACGCGAGCACGCCGAAGGACCAGCGGATGGAGTTTCGCGTCGGCATCAATCTCGGCGACGTTATCGTCGACGAGGAGGATATTTACGGCGACGGCGTGATCATCGCCGCCCGCCTGGAAAACCTGGCACGACCAGGCTCGATCAATATCTCCGGCACAGTGTTCGACCAGGTCCAAAACAAGATCACGCTCCCGTGCAAGTTCCTCGGCAAGCAGCGGGTCAGGAACATCACGGAGCCCGTGCGGATCTATCGGCTGCGATTGGAGCGTCATCGCATTGCAGCCGCTCGGCAGTCGCAGCGAACCAAACTGATCGCGGGAGCGGCATTTCTCATTGTGATCGGCGCCGCCGGTGCCTTCTACATGCAGCATGCTGCATCCGTCATTGAAACCGGCTCGACACCGAGTGCTCCCCAGTCCGCCGTTCAGGCCGCATCTTCGCTGCCTGAATCCACGAAGGACCTGCCGCCGCTCGACGCCCAAGTTTGGGAGGCAATCCGAAACAGTGCCGATCCAGCGGATTATGAGGCGTACCTACGGCTGTTCCCGACCGGTGCTGTCGCCGAGCTGGCGCGGCAGCGCCTGTGGGTGCTCACGCCGGAATCTCCGCCGCCAGTCAGTACGACCGAGCCGATCCCGGCCGCCCCGAAATCGAAGCCTCAGCAGCAGGCCGCGGCGAACAAAACAAGTGCGTACCCAAGTCCAACACACGTGCCGCCGGCCTCTACGGGTGCCTCGACTTCGACTACGCCGACCCCCGCACTGAAGCAGCAGGCCGCGGCGACTAAGACAGTTCCGTCTCCGATGCCGGACCGCGAGGCGCCAGTTCCTGTGGGCGCCTCGACTTCGACCGCGCCGGTCCCCGCACCACAACAGCAAGCCATCGCTGTAGCGCCGACTTCTCCTGCTGCTTCGATCGCCCCGTCTCAGCAACAGGTATTGGTCGCGCCCGATGTAAGCAAAATAGTCACGAGCTCGCCTTCTCCCAACAAACTATATGACGGCGCATGGAAGGGGTCTTCTCTTCGCGGCAACTGCCAAGCCGCAGGTTACTGTGATGGGGACATCATGGTAACGGTCGCTAACAACACAGTATCCGGGCAACTCAAAGGTCAGAGGGGTCAAATGTCGTTTTCGGGGAACATTGCTAGCGACGGCTCGTTTACAGGAAAAGTTGGAGAGATGCCGGTATCGGGCAACTTTGACAAAGACAGGTTCCGGGGCGTTATCAGGTTAGGGGTTGGAAGTACCAGTGGGGGAATTGCGGTTTTGCTCGAACGCATTAAGTAG
- a CDS encoding pseudouridine synthase produces the protein MPEHELAKAERIAKRLARAGLCSRRDAERWIDEGRVAVDGKVLTTPAVVVTDDSIITVDGNPLPQAEPPRLFRYYKPRGLVTTNRDPEGRPTIFERLPPGLPRLVAVGRLDIASEGLLLLTNDGELARHLELPSTGWRRRYRARAFGAIDEKSLRSLGRGVTVDGFEYGPIEASLDKVQGANVWLTVILREGKNREVRKALEHLGLSVNRLIRTAYGPFELGKLERGGVEEVPRGHLGNQLGPIYKTLRTKVAGRAHRRG, from the coding sequence ATGCCTGAGCACGAGCTTGCCAAAGCTGAGCGCATCGCCAAACGGCTTGCGCGCGCCGGCCTCTGCTCGCGTCGCGATGCCGAACGTTGGATTGACGAGGGACGTGTCGCAGTAGATGGAAAGGTGTTGACGACACCCGCCGTCGTGGTGACCGACGACAGTATCATCACCGTCGACGGCAATCCTCTCCCCCAAGCGGAACCCCCGCGGCTTTTTCGTTACTACAAGCCAAGGGGCCTCGTGACCACAAACCGCGATCCCGAGGGACGTCCAACGATTTTCGAAAGGCTTCCCCCGGGGCTGCCGCGACTTGTCGCCGTTGGCCGGCTCGATATCGCATCCGAGGGGTTGCTGCTTTTGACCAACGATGGCGAGCTTGCGCGGCATCTTGAGCTGCCGTCCACGGGCTGGCGTCGGCGCTACCGCGCACGCGCCTTTGGCGCCATCGACGAGAAATCGCTGCGATCGCTCGGGCGCGGCGTCACGGTCGACGGCTTCGAATACGGCCCCATTGAAGCGAGTCTCGACAAGGTTCAAGGGGCGAACGTATGGCTCACGGTGATCTTGCGGGAAGGCAAGAACCGCGAAGTGCGCAAGGCGCTCGAGCATCTCGGGCTTTCTGTGAACCGGCTCATTCGCACGGCCTATGGCCCCTTCGAGTTGGGGAAACTCGAGCGCGGTGGGGTCGAGGAAGTGCCTCGGGGGCATTTGGGAAACCAGCTCGGCCCGATCTACAAGACGCTTCGCACCAAGGTCGCAGGCCGTGCGCATCGTCGCGGGTAG
- a CDS encoding VOC family protein produces the protein MKHAIPFGIRGLDHVVLRVRDSARVERFYCDVLGCTVEKVQADLGLTQLRAGNTLIDLVDIGGKIGREGGAAPGKEGRNLDHFCLRIDPFDPNAIAAHLHAHGIKHGEPQARFGADGVGPSIYLDDPEGNRVELKGPPSR, from the coding sequence ATGAAGCACGCCATTCCATTCGGCATTCGTGGGCTCGATCACGTGGTTCTGCGCGTGCGCGATTCGGCCCGGGTCGAGCGTTTTTATTGCGACGTGCTCGGTTGCACGGTCGAAAAGGTCCAGGCCGATCTCGGTCTCACCCAGCTTCGCGCGGGGAACACCCTCATCGATCTTGTGGACATTGGCGGCAAGATCGGGCGGGAAGGCGGGGCCGCACCCGGCAAGGAAGGGCGCAATTTGGACCATTTCTGCCTCAGGATCGATCCCTTCGATCCGAACGCGATCGCGGCACATCTGCATGCCCACGGAATTAAGCACGGGGAGCCACAGGCGCGCTTCGGCGCCGACGGCGTAGGCCCCTCGATCTATCTCGACGACCCCGAGGGCAACCGCGTCGAGCTCAAGGGCCCGCCCTCGCGGTAG